The Leptospirales bacterium genome has a window encoding:
- the ccsA gene encoding cytochrome c biogenesis protein CcsA yields MMNSFGAIVLVAAAAVCLLGLFLSSLSLNLKTARNLTRSIVLEWIDAVQGVRGRRRLAARFARLALKLLGGLQRGVLQGIGLNYQLRALALARQCFYSYAALLALAFFTLMTMMVAVDLSNHYVVTHSASDLPLFFRLTAAWAGSSGSLLFWNMLLAFFSAVAVYQWRHNDRSSPPLLLSLGLLQLIFAILSVYFDDAQPFRSYGGAMAAGRGLNPLLLHWAMIIHPPILYVGYVSFAIPFALTMGALLSRSLKQDWTPAVRRWTIFSWFFLGTGILLGSKWAYEELGWGGYWAWDPVENASLMPWLLATAFLHSLLVQDRRGMLRFWNIVLLTLTYHMCLLGTWITRSGILQGPHTFAESSIGKPLIIYIGLSFLFYLRYVYFMRRQLRPDQAMEAITSKEGSMLLNNFLMSLATLIVLVGVFSPLLPIDCSFDHGFVCNKVEWKQSAFNKVMVPLGLFTLFLMGASPLLSWRKDAWSVWKRTLRWPLLAGIVAASLFGASYGLLFTRGENADASSWGPGVVAEIFSILTVGIAVFVFWGLAQEFWQGARSRIARFQENPFRALALLTLRNKRRYGGYLAHLAIVFLFVGYSGGSFKQTDKFEFHYVRMPYEEGSGLVRYYSGDKAYLDAYEIEARDLFLHPVWKDNADHSSARDFTIGQQAHYLVREQGEPRLPEVPREGESSFDFANRQHSRAARLIKVLSGIVVDGRMSTERQFHPQIDPASGDVVREGERALHQPTSKPDIRSAWNQDLYIQLGAIFDPASGRNPDLNHAYEVFFFHPMGKNELAEDLLFPRRITATLEVWINPLVKFIWLGSLLFFFSGLLIVLPFGEKERHPS; encoded by the coding sequence ATGATGAATAGTTTTGGCGCGATCGTCCTGGTTGCCGCGGCTGCAGTTTGCTTGCTGGGTCTGTTCCTTTCCTCGCTCTCGCTCAACTTGAAGACGGCGCGCAACCTGACGCGATCGATTGTACTGGAGTGGATCGATGCCGTGCAAGGCGTCCGCGGCCGGCGGCGTTTGGCGGCGCGCTTTGCGCGCCTGGCGCTCAAACTGCTGGGCGGCTTGCAGCGCGGCGTGCTGCAGGGCATTGGATTGAACTACCAGCTGCGCGCCCTTGCTCTGGCGCGGCAGTGCTTCTACTCCTACGCAGCGCTGCTGGCTCTTGCCTTCTTCACCTTGATGACGATGATGGTCGCTGTCGACCTGAGCAACCACTATGTGGTCACGCACAGCGCCAGCGATCTGCCGCTTTTTTTCAGACTGACTGCGGCGTGGGCTGGCTCTTCCGGAAGTCTGCTCTTCTGGAATATGCTGCTGGCGTTTTTCAGCGCGGTCGCCGTTTATCAGTGGCGCCACAACGATCGAAGCTCGCCTCCGCTGCTACTGTCCCTGGGCCTGTTACAGCTGATCTTTGCGATTCTTTCAGTCTATTTTGATGATGCCCAGCCCTTTCGCAGCTACGGCGGCGCGATGGCAGCCGGCCGCGGTCTCAATCCCCTGCTGCTGCACTGGGCGATGATCATTCATCCGCCGATTCTTTATGTCGGATACGTAAGCTTTGCTATTCCCTTTGCGCTGACCATGGGCGCTCTGCTTTCGCGCAGCCTGAAGCAGGACTGGACGCCAGCGGTTCGTCGCTGGACGATTTTCTCCTGGTTCTTTCTGGGCACAGGCATCCTGCTGGGCAGCAAGTGGGCTTACGAAGAATTGGGCTGGGGCGGATACTGGGCCTGGGACCCGGTAGAAAACGCCAGCCTGATGCCCTGGCTCTTAGCCACTGCCTTCTTGCATTCGTTGCTGGTCCAGGATCGTCGCGGCATGCTTCGTTTCTGGAACATCGTTCTTCTAACGCTGACTTACCACATGTGTCTGCTGGGAACGTGGATTACGCGCAGCGGAATCCTTCAAGGACCGCATACCTTTGCCGAATCGAGCATTGGCAAGCCGCTGATCATCTACATTGGTCTTAGCTTTCTTTTCTACCTGCGGTATGTGTATTTCATGCGCCGACAATTACGCCCCGATCAGGCAATGGAGGCGATCACATCCAAAGAAGGCAGCATGCTGCTGAACAACTTCTTGATGTCGCTGGCCACTTTGATCGTGCTGGTGGGCGTCTTTTCGCCGCTGCTGCCCATCGACTGCAGCTTTGACCATGGCTTCGTTTGTAACAAGGTCGAATGGAAGCAGAGCGCGTTCAACAAGGTGATGGTTCCACTGGGCCTTTTCACGCTGTTTTTGATGGGCGCTTCGCCTTTACTTTCCTGGCGCAAGGACGCCTGGTCCGTCTGGAAACGAACCTTGCGCTGGCCGCTGCTGGCCGGCATTGTTGCGGCCAGTCTCTTCGGCGCCAGCTATGGCCTGCTTTTTACGCGCGGTGAGAATGCCGATGCCAGCAGCTGGGGCCCAGGCGTAGTCGCCGAGATATTCTCTATTTTGACTGTGGGCATTGCTGTATTTGTCTTCTGGGGCCTGGCTCAGGAATTCTGGCAGGGGGCTCGATCGCGCATCGCGCGCTTCCAGGAGAATCCTTTTCGGGCGCTGGCCCTGCTCACGCTGCGCAACAAGCGGCGCTACGGCGGATACCTTGCACATCTGGCGATTGTCTTCTTGTTCGTGGGCTACTCCGGCGGTAGTTTCAAGCAAACCGACAAATTCGAGTTCCACTATGTGCGCATGCCCTACGAAGAAGGCAGCGGATTGGTGCGCTACTACAGCGGCGACAAGGCCTACCTGGACGCTTACGAGATTGAGGCGCGGGATCTCTTCCTGCATCCAGTCTGGAAGGACAATGCCGATCACAGCAGCGCTCGTGATTTTACCATTGGCCAGCAGGCGCACTATCTGGTCCGCGAGCAAGGCGAACCGCGACTGCCGGAGGTTCCGCGCGAAGGCGAAAGTTCATTTGACTTTGCCAATCGCCAACATTCGCGCGCCGCGCGCTTGATCAAGGTTCTGAGCGGAATCGTAGTTGATGGACGGATGAGCACCGAACGCCAGTTTCATCCGCAGATTGATCCGGCCAGCGGCGATGTGGTCCGCGAAGGCGAACGCGCCCTTCATCAGCCAACAAGCAAGCCGGACATTCGCTCGGCATGGAACCAGGATCTGTACATCCAGCTGGGCGCTATCTTCGATCCAGCCAGCGGCAGAAATCCGGATTTGAACCACGCCTACGAAGTATTCTTTTTTCATCCGATGGGCAAGAACGAGCTGGCCGAGGACCTGCTCTTTCCGCGGCGGATTACCGCGACTCTGGAGGTATGGATCAATCCGTTGGTCAAGTTCATCTGGCTTGGTTCGCTGCTCTTTTTCTTCAGCGGACTGCTGATCGTTCTACCCTTCGGCGAAAAGGAGCGTCATCCATCATGA
- a CDS encoding cytochrome c maturation protein CcmE, translating to MKARFIVVFLVIAGALLALALTVGGARPDAVVVVDASEVVAHASSYQQRELRVRGFVKGGSILRQGDRADFVVTLNGSDIPVRYDGNTQLPDTFNDGAAVRVDGMLDEQGRLVSHKVEAKCASKYSAEHAERLQQTGYDAASVPAQSY from the coding sequence GTGAAGGCCCGCTTTATCGTAGTTTTCCTGGTGATCGCCGGGGCCCTGCTGGCCCTCGCCCTGACGGTCGGCGGCGCCCGACCGGATGCGGTTGTCGTAGTCGATGCAAGTGAAGTAGTCGCCCATGCATCGAGCTACCAGCAGCGGGAGCTTCGCGTTCGGGGCTTTGTGAAAGGCGGCAGCATTCTGCGCCAGGGCGACCGCGCCGATTTCGTCGTTACGCTGAACGGCAGCGATATTCCGGTGCGCTACGACGGCAACACACAGCTGCCGGATACCTTCAATGACGGGGCGGCGGTGCGCGTCGATGGGATGCTTGATGAGCAGGGCCGCCTGGTCTCGCACAAGGTGGAAGCAAAGTGCGCCTCAAAATATTCAGCAGAGCACGCCGAACGGTTGCAGCAAACCGGCTACGACGCCGCCAGCGTCCCGGCTCAAAGCTATTGA
- a CDS encoding thioredoxin family protein: MIRELWRLGAGVLAFGIGFLLHTVFSSGAEAVRFRVYQWQSPLDFLLLILAFFLSAIAWIWPAPVANDEAPRNRRGPALLSGLSLGLALASFLGFEVIGQAPLHWQKAAPGAPGFDQPGVELAALTAARAAGRPALLYFHADWCTSCADFERFGIGNPRLQSVLQDYVLIRADVTDVGRWQATLHQRYADPPLPTLRIYNRRGLLISPVFSGAELSLRALEASLAEGARP, translated from the coding sequence ATGATACGCGAACTCTGGCGTCTTGGCGCTGGCGTACTCGCTTTTGGCATTGGCTTTCTGCTGCACACTGTTTTCAGCAGCGGTGCAGAAGCGGTACGCTTCCGCGTCTATCAGTGGCAGTCGCCGCTGGATTTCCTCTTATTGATTCTGGCCTTCTTTCTGTCCGCCATTGCCTGGATCTGGCCCGCGCCTGTTGCAAACGATGAAGCGCCTCGCAACAGGCGAGGCCCAGCTCTGCTATCGGGACTCAGCCTCGGTCTGGCCCTGGCAAGCTTTCTTGGATTTGAGGTAATCGGCCAGGCGCCTCTGCACTGGCAGAAGGCCGCGCCGGGGGCCCCGGGCTTCGATCAACCGGGCGTGGAGCTTGCGGCTTTGACCGCGGCGAGAGCCGCCGGCCGGCCGGCTTTGCTATATTTTCATGCCGATTGGTGCACTTCCTGCGCCGACTTCGAACGCTTTGGAATTGGCAATCCGAGACTGCAGTCCGTCTTACAGGACTATGTTTTGATCCGCGCCGACGTCACAGATGTTGGTCGCTGGCAGGCAACCTTGCACCAGCGCTACGCGGACCCGCCGCTGCCCACGCTCCGTATTTACAATCGTCGCGGCCTTTTGATTTCACCGGTATTTTCCGGCGCAGAGCTTTCGCTGCGCGCCCTCGAGGCCTCGCTGGCCGAGGGCGCCCGACCGTGA
- a CDS encoding M23 family metallopeptidase: MSGPGTLQAQAALAAREAQQRTQLRLGANTVDTPPGYQPPAPLRQELSLGGAALRLYARRLAQGEAALLEFSADFEPGDRGLQVDGQRTPLTRTSRGWQAVIALPVDAAAIRLQLGPQATISLPIAAVAWPEFRTQMDLGSFSQPQRSLSAEARQRIAEEGQRKARAVAQRNEWLLDEHLSHPRDMHRITSPFWSRRIVQQYRLQGGRRLPLEPRSTVHRGLDLRAVEGAAVFAMARGRAALAGQFFYEGGFVLLDHGQGVFTMYLHMSKVMLGQGGIVEAGQQIGLAGATGMVTAAHLHVALSIRGQAADPLSLLSLPTAPAQAP; this comes from the coding sequence TTGTCTGGCCCGGGAACGCTTCAGGCCCAGGCGGCTCTGGCCGCAAGAGAGGCGCAACAACGTACACAGCTGCGTCTGGGCGCCAATACAGTCGATACGCCGCCTGGCTACCAGCCGCCGGCGCCGCTGCGACAGGAACTAAGTCTGGGCGGCGCCGCTCTGCGGCTCTACGCCCGCCGCCTGGCACAGGGCGAAGCGGCGCTGCTGGAGTTTTCGGCGGACTTTGAGCCAGGCGATCGAGGGCTGCAGGTCGACGGTCAGCGTACGCCGCTGACGCGAACCAGTCGCGGCTGGCAGGCCGTCATTGCCCTTCCAGTCGATGCGGCCGCCATACGCCTGCAGCTCGGTCCGCAAGCGACCATCTCGCTGCCGATTGCCGCCGTCGCCTGGCCAGAGTTCCGCACCCAGATGGACCTTGGATCGTTTTCACAGCCTCAGCGCTCTTTGAGCGCTGAGGCGCGACAGCGCATTGCCGAAGAAGGCCAGCGCAAAGCGCGCGCTGTAGCGCAACGCAACGAATGGTTGCTGGATGAGCATCTCTCCCATCCGCGAGACATGCACCGGATCACCTCGCCCTTCTGGTCGCGGCGTATCGTGCAGCAGTATCGCCTGCAGGGCGGAAGGAGACTGCCGCTTGAACCGCGCAGCACCGTCCATCGCGGCCTGGACCTGCGCGCCGTGGAAGGCGCCGCCGTATTTGCCATGGCTCGCGGCCGGGCAGCGCTGGCCGGACAGTTCTTTTATGAAGGGGGCTTCGTACTGCTGGATCATGGCCAGGGCGTATTTACCATGTATTTACATATGAGCAAAGTCATGCTGGGCCAGGGAGGAATTGTGGAGGCGGGACAACAGATCGGTCTGGCTGGCGCTACGGGCATGGTTACCGCCGCCCATCTCCATGTGGCGCTGAGCATCCGCGGTCAGGCGGCCGATCCGCTTTCGCTACTTTCACTGCCTACGGCGCCAGCACAAGCGCCTTGA
- the bioD gene encoding dethiobiotin synthase, whose translation MKSVFVTGVDTGIGKTVSSAALLRRYQRVPGLRYWKPVQTGADDDRLTVARLSGLGDRWTAPTLYRFEAPLSPHRAAELEDATIDADRIQQRFKQHCQSGPLIIEGAGGIMTPLTRQLLWLDLLQQMQIPAVVATRTGLGTINHSLLTLHALRLHNIPIAGLIFCGEANDDNVRTILEMGDSRSLGRFFYAPSLRFDPQLDLDGLLAEALDWPDDAASIASHER comes from the coding sequence GTGAAGTCGGTCTTTGTTACCGGCGTCGACACGGGCATAGGCAAGACTGTCAGCAGCGCCGCATTGTTGCGCCGTTACCAGCGCGTCCCAGGATTGCGCTACTGGAAGCCGGTGCAAACCGGCGCAGATGATGATCGCCTGACTGTTGCGCGGCTCAGCGGTCTTGGCGATCGCTGGACAGCGCCAACGCTCTATCGATTTGAAGCGCCGCTCAGTCCGCATCGCGCCGCCGAACTGGAAGATGCAACGATCGACGCGGACCGGATCCAGCAACGATTCAAGCAGCACTGTCAGAGCGGTCCTTTGATCATCGAAGGCGCCGGCGGAATCATGACGCCGCTTACACGCCAGCTACTCTGGCTCGATCTCTTACAGCAAATGCAGATTCCGGCGGTGGTTGCGACGCGTACCGGCCTGGGAACAATCAATCACAGCCTGCTCACTCTGCACGCGCTGCGTTTGCACAACATTCCGATTGCCGGCTTGATCTTTTGCGGCGAGGCAAACGACGACAATGTTCGCACTATTCTAGAGATGGGCGATTCGCGAAGCCTGGGCCGTTTTTTTTATGCGCCCTCCTTGCGCTTTGACCCGCAGCTGGACCTTGATGGTTTGCTGGCGGAAGCGCTTGACTGGCCCGATGATGCAGCTTCGATCGCAAGTCATGAACGCTAA
- a CDS encoding RNA polymerase sigma factor, which yields MSAEVEAEERALIGRAIAGEAGSIERLMSLLQDRIFALALRFLWSPEDAEDATQEILLRILTHLSTFRGESKLSTWAYRIALNYLLNLKRTRRREMRRFAMLAAAHRPEDFSGKEAPAASNDAALQVRAACSYSMLQVLPPEYRAAFLLGVVVGMSGEDGALVLEISPAAFRQRLSRARRRMQGFVESHCGLVRSANPCRCERRVAFCQQSGMLAPYQKLGRQLQSEGKLEEIQRRFQRQQQLSLSLRELYQQGPYDRAPQSLERGIQRLLRGARPRRDLSP from the coding sequence ATGTCGGCTGAGGTCGAAGCAGAAGAGCGCGCCCTGATCGGGCGCGCCATCGCCGGCGAGGCCGGCAGCATCGAGCGACTGATGTCGCTCCTCCAGGATCGGATCTTTGCCCTGGCGCTGAGATTTCTTTGGAGTCCAGAAGATGCCGAAGATGCAACGCAAGAGATATTGCTGCGCATTCTAACGCATCTATCTACCTTTCGCGGCGAAAGCAAATTGAGCACCTGGGCCTACCGCATAGCGCTCAACTACTTATTGAATCTAAAGCGGACCCGGCGGCGCGAGATGCGCCGCTTCGCCATGCTGGCGGCAGCCCATCGACCGGAGGACTTCTCCGGGAAAGAAGCGCCAGCGGCGAGCAATGACGCCGCGCTGCAGGTGCGCGCCGCCTGCAGCTACTCCATGTTGCAGGTCCTGCCGCCAGAGTATCGCGCTGCCTTCCTGCTGGGAGTCGTGGTGGGTATGAGCGGAGAGGATGGCGCTCTGGTCCTGGAAATATCGCCGGCTGCCTTTCGCCAGCGACTCAGCCGCGCACGCCGGCGTATGCAGGGCTTTGTGGAATCGCATTGCGGATTGGTTCGAAGCGCCAATCCCTGCCGCTGCGAGAGGCGAGTCGCCTTTTGCCAGCAGTCGGGTATGCTTGCTCCGTACCAGAAGCTTGGCCGCCAGTTGCAATCCGAGGGCAAGCTGGAAGAAATTCAGCGGCGCTTTCAGCGCCAGCAACAGCTGAGCTTGAGTCTTCGCGAACTCTACCAGCAGGGTCCTTATGATCGGGCGCCGCAAAGTCTGGAGCGCGGCATCCAGCGTCTGTTGCGTGGCGCTCGACCGCGTCGCGATCTGTCGCCGTGA
- a CDS encoding FecR domain-containing protein: MKRNRRNIFRAGVVAALLSCTISLSMLQAASAAIVVRITGSAILKNSNGEVDLAQAQRQNRDLILASNDTVITRPGSHVILAIPGARVALGNGASVRIAELEVDGQGRSRGQIDLLTGSVAVEADAGQTELRVKGATAVAAVRGTQFIVENLGSGSAASNPDAQTTVLVGEGSVAVTPRNGPEQAVEAGQKIICDVRTARQQILDEHDRVKMRIFQEFAAVRDAARDAVRRQRESGRNAIDEIRNQRPGNLPTPTPEPAPAPEPAPAPEP, encoded by the coding sequence ATGAAACGTAATCGTAGAAACATTTTCCGGGCGGGGGTCGTTGCCGCACTGCTCAGTTGTACAATTTCCCTCTCGATGCTGCAGGCGGCAAGCGCCGCAATTGTGGTGCGAATAACCGGTTCCGCCATTTTGAAGAATAGCAACGGCGAAGTCGATCTGGCTCAAGCGCAGCGTCAAAACCGCGACTTGATCCTGGCCAGCAACGACACCGTAATTACGCGCCCCGGCAGTCACGTGATTCTGGCTATCCCTGGCGCGCGCGTCGCTCTTGGCAATGGCGCCAGCGTCCGAATTGCCGAACTGGAAGTGGACGGTCAGGGCCGCAGCCGCGGGCAAATCGATCTACTCACCGGTTCTGTTGCCGTGGAGGCCGATGCCGGACAAACTGAACTGCGCGTAAAGGGCGCCACGGCCGTTGCGGCAGTGCGCGGGACGCAGTTCATTGTTGAAAATTTGGGGTCCGGGTCCGCTGCTTCAAATCCAGATGCGCAAACCACAGTGCTGGTGGGCGAAGGCAGCGTCGCTGTTACGCCGCGCAATGGACCGGAGCAGGCAGTGGAAGCCGGCCAGAAAATCATCTGCGATGTGCGCACAGCCAGACAGCAAATCCTGGATGAGCACGATCGCGTGAAGATGCGCATCTTTCAGGAGTTTGCCGCTGTCCGCGATGCGGCGCGTGATGCAGTACGGCGTCAGCGCGAAAGCGGACGCAACGCCATCGATGAAATTCGCAACCAGCGTCCGGGCAATCTGCCGACGCCGACTCCAGAACCTGCGCCTGCGCCGGAACCCGCACCCGCTCCAGAACCTTAG
- a CDS encoding DUF1304 domain-containing protein — MFLWQEPIGLKIFGTSPEQAASSAVLAMNQGLYNGFLAAGLFWAAYLIRRADLSRQVLLFFLGCVVVAGIFGAATAKFSILFTQALPAAIGFAVAAFAWKPQAS, encoded by the coding sequence ATGTTTCTCTGGCAAGAGCCGATCGGTCTGAAGATCTTTGGAACAAGCCCGGAACAGGCTGCCAGTTCAGCGGTGCTGGCCATGAACCAGGGCCTCTACAATGGCTTTCTGGCGGCCGGTCTCTTCTGGGCCGCTTATCTCATTCGCCGCGCCGATCTAAGTCGCCAGGTCCTGCTCTTCTTTCTGGGCTGTGTGGTCGTTGCCGGAATTTTTGGGGCGGCCACGGCCAAATTCAGCATTCTGTTCACGCAGGCCCTGCCGGCAGCCATCGGCTTTGCGGTAGCTGCTTTTGCCTGGAAACCACAGGCCAGCTGA
- a CDS encoding LysM peptidoglycan-binding domain-containing protein translates to MAKKKAKSQARPVAKKAARKSSSRTRAASAPLVEESSQFQPPPAPAAPPVKNLTPRIAIIAGIVLLLILVLYFNNRNKNAPPEGSDAALSETAPAPAESTPPAPTPAPAAEDSRVPAADRSYTVKAGDTGLRIQRNTGVPWTRIAELNHLDPSGRGLKPGQTLKLPPR, encoded by the coding sequence ATGGCCAAGAAAAAGGCAAAATCACAAGCTCGACCCGTCGCAAAGAAGGCCGCCAGGAAGAGCAGCTCTCGCACCCGCGCTGCAAGCGCTCCCCTCGTTGAGGAAAGCTCCCAGTTTCAACCGCCGCCAGCGCCCGCCGCGCCGCCGGTCAAGAATCTCACTCCGCGCATCGCCATCATTGCCGGCATTGTATTGCTGCTGATTCTGGTGCTGTATTTCAACAATCGAAACAAGAATGCGCCGCCGGAAGGTTCGGATGCAGCGCTGAGCGAAACTGCGCCGGCGCCGGCCGAAAGCACGCCGCCAGCGCCGACGCCCGCCCCGGCCGCCGAAGATTCGCGAGTCCCTGCTGCAGATCGCAGCTATACTGTCAAAGCTGGCGACACAGGTCTGAGAATTCAGCGCAACACCGGCGTTCCCTGGACGCGTATCGCCGAACTGAATCACCTCGATCCATCGGGAAGAGGACTCAAGCCAGGTCAGACGCTAAAGCTGCCGCCGCGTTAA
- a CDS encoding helix-turn-helix domain-containing protein: MRFDGTAVKRLREEKNWTQLEVARRLAATGKFRGHTRQRIHQIESGNHASARTICALCEVFEVSPNLFFVEN; encoded by the coding sequence ATGCGCTTTGATGGAACTGCAGTCAAACGGCTGCGCGAGGAGAAGAACTGGACGCAACTGGAAGTGGCCCGGCGCCTCGCTGCCACCGGAAAGTTCCGCGGCCATACCCGGCAGCGAATCCACCAGATTGAATCGGGCAATCATGCCTCGGCGCGTACGATCTGTGCGTTGTGCGAGGTGTTTGAAGTCAGCCCCAACCTGTTCTTTGTAGAGAATTGA
- the acs gene encoding acetate--CoA ligase, with amino-acid sequence MFESRLYPPAAEFAAQANISLEKYQQMYAESIRDPEEFWSREAERLTWFKKWDRVLAHDFARAQARWFEGGKLNAAYNCLDRHLSGPLKNKAALIWEGDNPEESRTLTYQELHREVCRAANLLKQYGVQKGDRVLIYMPMIPELAISVLACARIGAVHSVVFGGFSPDSLIGRIEDCQPKLIVTANAGYRGGKIIEMKRNVDQALARSSFRVDCLLVVRRAPEEHYTEWREGRDHWWHLALRNPDLSADCPAEAMDAEDPLFILYTSGSTGKPKGVLHTTGGYLLGASLTHYYVFDHKPEDTYWCTADIGWVTGHSYILYGPLSNGATSIMFEGVPTYPDAGRFWDVVDKYQVNVFYTAPTAIRSLMKEGLGPVQRRSLQSLRLLGSVGEPINPEAWEWYYQNIGKGRCPVTDTWWQTETGSILIAPLPGAIAQKPGSATLPFFGIRPVLVDNEGQPLPADGEQSGNLCIDFPWPSMMRGVYGDPDRFFNTYFAQFPGRYFTGDGARRDADGYWWITGRVDDVLNVSGHRIGSAEVESALVEHSSVAEAAVVAFPHDIKGQGIYAYVTLKNGVQSNDALKKDLLEVVSEKIGKIARPDVIHWAPGLPKTRSGKIMRRILRKIAEGEFSSLGDITTLADPSVVEKLIEDKKKYHS; translated from the coding sequence ATGTTCGAAAGCCGCCTGTACCCGCCCGCAGCCGAATTTGCCGCTCAGGCAAACATCAGTCTGGAAAAATACCAGCAGATGTACGCAGAATCGATTCGGGATCCGGAAGAATTCTGGTCGCGCGAAGCGGAGCGACTGACATGGTTCAAGAAATGGGACCGAGTGCTGGCGCATGATTTTGCCCGGGCCCAGGCGCGCTGGTTCGAAGGCGGCAAGCTCAATGCCGCCTACAATTGCCTGGATCGACACCTCTCCGGACCGTTGAAAAACAAAGCGGCGTTGATCTGGGAAGGCGACAATCCCGAAGAATCGCGGACTTTAACCTACCAGGAGTTGCATCGCGAGGTCTGTCGCGCGGCCAACCTCCTCAAGCAGTACGGAGTACAGAAGGGCGATCGAGTCTTGATCTACATGCCCATGATTCCGGAGCTGGCCATCAGCGTGCTGGCCTGTGCGCGCATTGGCGCCGTACACAGCGTGGTTTTTGGCGGCTTCTCCCCTGACTCGCTGATTGGCCGCATCGAGGATTGCCAGCCAAAGTTGATCGTGACCGCCAATGCCGGTTACCGCGGCGGCAAGATCATCGAAATGAAGCGCAATGTCGATCAGGCCCTGGCGCGCTCCAGCTTTCGCGTTGATTGTCTGCTGGTGGTGCGTCGCGCTCCGGAGGAACACTATACAGAATGGCGCGAAGGCCGCGACCACTGGTGGCATCTGGCCTTGCGCAATCCGGATCTCAGCGCGGACTGTCCGGCCGAAGCCATGGATGCCGAGGATCCGCTGTTCATACTCTACACCTCAGGAAGCACCGGAAAACCGAAGGGCGTCTTGCATACGACGGGCGGCTACTTGCTTGGAGCCAGCCTTACGCACTACTATGTGTTTGATCACAAGCCGGAGGATACTTACTGGTGCACAGCGGACATTGGCTGGGTCACCGGGCACAGCTACATACTCTACGGACCGCTGTCCAATGGCGCGACCTCGATCATGTTTGAAGGCGTGCCGACTTATCCGGACGCCGGGCGCTTCTGGGATGTAGTTGATAAGTATCAAGTAAATGTCTTTTACACTGCGCCCACCGCCATCCGTTCCTTGATGAAAGAGGGACTGGGACCGGTGCAGCGGCGATCGCTGCAATCGCTGCGACTGCTGGGCAGCGTGGGCGAACCGATCAATCCCGAAGCCTGGGAGTGGTACTACCAGAACATTGGCAAGGGCCGCTGTCCGGTGACGGACACCTGGTGGCAGACCGAAACCGGATCGATCTTGATTGCGCCGCTGCCCGGGGCCATTGCCCAGAAGCCCGGTTCAGCAACCCTGCCTTTTTTTGGAATTCGGCCAGTGCTGGTAGACAACGAAGGCCAACCGCTCCCTGCCGACGGCGAACAAAGCGGCAATCTCTGCATCGATTTTCCGTGGCCGTCCATGATGCGCGGGGTCTACGGCGATCCCGATCGGTTTTTCAATACCTACTTTGCTCAGTTTCCGGGTCGCTACTTCACTGGCGACGGCGCCCGGCGCGATGCCGATGGCTACTGGTGGATTACAGGGCGCGTCGACGACGTGCTCAATGTTTCCGGCCACCGCATTGGCAGCGCCGAGGTGGAAAGCGCTCTGGTGGAACACAGCTCGGTGGCCGAGGCCGCGGTGGTCGCGTTCCCTCATGATATCAAGGGCCAGGGCATATATGCCTACGTCACCTTGAAGAACGGCGTCCAGTCCAACGACGCGCTGAAGAAGGATCTGCTGGAGGTGGTGTCCGAGAAAATCGGCAAGATCGCTCGCCCGGATGTAATTCACTGGGCGCCGGGGCTGCCCAAGACGCGCTCCGGAAAAATCATGCGCCGCATCCTGCGAAAAATTGCCGAGGGCGAGTTCTCTTCGCTGGGCGATATCACAACCCTGGCTGACCCTTCAGTCGTAGAGAAGCTGATCGAGGACAAGAAGAAGTACCACAGCTAG